In Bufo gargarizans isolate SCDJY-AF-19 chromosome 6, ASM1485885v1, whole genome shotgun sequence, a single genomic region encodes these proteins:
- the LOC122942292 gene encoding keratin, type I cytoskeletal 19-like: MNYSYAHSISSRGGSGVSSRLSGVYGGSNIHGGYGGAGMSSQSVSRFASSGGSLSSGFGSGASFGGAGGSGFGGSSASHSGDGLLSGNEKYTMQNLNDRLSNYLDKVRSLEAANTDLEHKIHEWYEKQGSVVVREQNYSPYYATIEELREKIHNATIDNNQVLLAIDNARLAADDFRLKHENEQSLRMSVEADINGLRKVLDELTLSRSDLEMQIENLKEELAYLKKNHEEEMNEKGQQVKGTVNVEMDAAPGMDLSKILAEMRDQYEYISERNRKDAEAWYLTQSESLHKEVTANTEQVQCSKTEVTELRRTLQGLEIELQSQYSMKAGLEASVTETEARYANQLHHIQNSIGTMESQLTDLRSNLEHQNMEYKTLLDIKAHLDAEIAMYRKLLEEHDKSIGECHKESAGSTTTTTTTTTKVHAVVKEEASSSVKK; this comes from the exons ATGAATTATAGCTATGCTCATAGCATCTCTTCCAGGGGAGGCAGTGGTGTCTCCTCTCGGCTTTCTGGAGTTTATGGAGGGTCAAACATTCATGGTGGGTATGGTGGTGCAGGGATGTCCTCCCAGTCTGTTTCCAGGTTTGCATCTTCTGGAGGCAGCTTGTCTTCTGGATTTGGTTCTGGAGCATCCTTTGGTGGTGCAGGTGGATCCGGATTTGGTGGAAGCTCTGCCTCCCACAGCGGAGATGGATTGCTTTCTGGGAATGAAAAGTATACAATGCAGAACCTGAATGACCGTCTGTCTAATTACTTGGACAAAGTGCGCTCATTAGAAGCAGCCAATACTGATCTGGAGCACAAGATCCATGAATGGTATGAAAAGCAAGGATCGGTCGTTGTGCGTGAACAAAACTATTCCCCCTACTACGCCACAATTGAGGAGCTGCGGGAGAAG ATCCATAATGCAACTATTGACAACAATCAAGTTTTACTGGCCATAGACAATGCACGTCTCGCTGCTGATGATTTTAGACTAAA GCATGAGAATGAGCAATCCCTGCGAATGAGTGTTGAAGCTGATATCAATGGTTTGCGTAAAGTGTTGGATGAATTAACCCTCTCCCGATCTGACCTAGAGATGCAGATTGAAAACTTAAAGGAAGAGTTGGCCTACCTGAAGAAGAACCATGAAGAG GAAATGAATGAGAAGGGTCAACAGGTGAAAGGCACAGTAAATGTAGAAATGGATGCAGCTCCAGGAATGGACCTGAGCAAAATATTGGCTGAAATGCGAGATCAATATGAGTACATTTCTGAGAGGAACAGAAAGGATGCTGAGGCCTGGTACTTGACTCAG AGTGAATCTCTCCATAAGGAAGTGACTGCTAACACAGAACAAGTACAGTGCAGTAAAACGGAGGTCACTGAGCTGAGACGCACGTTGCAAGGATTAGAGATTGAGCTGCAGTCGCAATACAGCATG AAAGCAGGACTGGAGGCCTCCGTAACAGAGACCGAGGCTCGGTACGCCAACCAACTTCATCATATCCAGAATTCAATTGGCACCATGGAGTCTCAACTTACAGATCTTCGGTCTAACCTGGAACATCAGAATATGGAATACAAGACCCTTTTAGACATTAAAGCTCACCTGGATGCTGAGATTGCTATGTACCGTAAattgttggaagagcatgacaaaaG CATTGGTGAATGTCACAAGGAAAGTGCAG GATCTACTACAACCACAACCACAACCACCACTAAGGTCCATGCTGTTGTGAAAGAAGAGGCCTCTTCATCTGTGAAGAAGTGA
- the LOC122942291 gene encoding keratin, type I cytoskeletal 19-like isoform X1: MNYSYAHSISSRGGSGVSSRLSGVYGGSNIHGGYGGAGMSSQSVSRFASSGGSLSSGFGSGASFGGAGGCGFGGSSTSHSGDGLLSGNEKYTMQNLNDRLSNYLDKVRSLEAANTDLEHKIHEWYEKQGSVIVHEQNYSPYYATIEELREKIHNATIDNNQVLLAIDNARLAADDFRLKHENEQSLRMSVDADINGLRKVLDELTLSRSDLEMQIENLKEELAYLKKNHEEEMNEKGQQVKGTVNVEMDAAPGMDLSKILAEMRDQYEYISERNRKDAEAWYLTQSESLHKEVTANTEHVQSSKTEVTELRRTLQGLEIELQSQYSMKAGLEASVTETEARYANQLHHIQNSIGTMESQLTDLRSDLEHQNMEYKTLLDIKAHLDAEIAMYRKLLEEHDKSIGECHKESAGSTTTTTTTTTKVHAVVKEEASSSVKK; this comes from the exons ATGAATTATAGCTATGCTCATAGCATCTCTTCCAGGGGAGGCAGTGGTGTCTCCTCTCGGCTTTCTGGAGTTTATGGAGGGTCAAACATTCATGGTGGGTATGGTGGTGCAGGGATGTCCTCCCAGTCTGTTTCCAGGTTTGCATCTTCTGGAGGCAGCTTGTCTTCTGGATTTGGTTCTGGAGCATCCTTTGGTGGTGCAGGTGGATGCGGATTTGGTGGAAGCTCTACCTCCCACAGCGGAGATGGATTGCTTTCTGGGAATGAAAAGTATACAATGCAGAACCTGAATGACCGTCTGTCTAATTACTTGGACAAAGTGCGCTCATTAGAAGCAGCCAATACTGATCTGGAGCACAAGATCCATGAATGGTATGAAAAGCAAGGATCGGTCATTGTGCATGAACAAAACTATTCCCCCTACTACGCCACAATTGAGGAGCTGCGGGAGAAG ATCCATAATGCAACTATTGACAACAATCAAGTTTTACTGGCCATAGACAATGCACGTCTCGCTGCTGATGATTTTAGACTAAA GCATGAGAATGAGCAATCCCTGCGAATGAGTGTTGATGCTGATATCAATGGTTTGCGTAAAGTGTTGGATGAATTAACCCTCTCCCGATCTGACCTAGAGATGCAGATTGAAAACTTAAAGGAAGAGTTGGCCTACCTGAAGAAGAACCATGAAGAG GAAATGAATGAGAAGGGTCAACAGGTGAAAGGCACAGTAAATGTAGAAATGGATGCAGCTCCAGGGATGGACCTGAGCAAAATATTGGCTGAAATGCGAGATCAATATGAGTACATTTCTGAGAGGAACAGAAAGGATGCTGAGGCCTGGTACTTGACTCAG AGTGAATCTCTCCATAAGGAAGTGACTGCTAACACAGAACATGTACAGTCTAGTAAAACGGAGGTCACTGAGCTGAGACGCACGTTGCAAGGGTTAGAGATTGAGCTGCAGTCGCAATACAGCATG AAAGCAGGACTGGAGGCCTCCGTAACAGAGACCGAGGCTCGGTACGCTAACCAACTTCATCATATCCAGAATTCAATTGGCACCATGGAGTCTCAACTTACAGATCTTCGGTCTGACCTGGAACATCAGAATATGGAATACAAGACCCTTTTAGACATTAAAGCTCACCTGGATGCTGAGATTGCTATGTACCGTAAattgttggaagagcatgacaaaaG CATTGGTGAATGTCACAAGGAAAGTGCAG GATCTACTACAACCACAACCACAACCACCACTAAGGTCCATGCTGTTGTGAAAGAAGAGGCCTCTTCATCTGTGAAGAAGTGA
- the LOC122942291 gene encoding keratin, type I cytoskeletal 13-like isoform X3 — MQVDGDPTSPSGGVELSIIIHNATIDNNQVLLAIDNARLAADDFRLKHENEQSLRMSVDADINGLRKVLDELTLSRSDLEMQIENLKEELAYLKKNHEEEMNEKGQQVKGTVNVEMDAAPGMDLSKILAEMRDQYEYISERNRKDAEAWYLTQSESLHKEVTANTEHVQSSKTEVTELRRTLQGLEIELQSQYSMKAGLEASVTETEARYANQLHHIQNSIGTMESQLTDLRSDLEHQNMEYKTLLDIKAHLDAEIAMYRKLLEEHDKSIGECHKESAGSTTTTTTTTTKVHAVVKEEASSSVKK; from the exons ATCCATAATGCAACTATTGACAACAATCAAGTTTTACTGGCCATAGACAATGCACGTCTCGCTGCTGATGATTTTAGACTAAA GCATGAGAATGAGCAATCCCTGCGAATGAGTGTTGATGCTGATATCAATGGTTTGCGTAAAGTGTTGGATGAATTAACCCTCTCCCGATCTGACCTAGAGATGCAGATTGAAAACTTAAAGGAAGAGTTGGCCTACCTGAAGAAGAACCATGAAGAG GAAATGAATGAGAAGGGTCAACAGGTGAAAGGCACAGTAAATGTAGAAATGGATGCAGCTCCAGGGATGGACCTGAGCAAAATATTGGCTGAAATGCGAGATCAATATGAGTACATTTCTGAGAGGAACAGAAAGGATGCTGAGGCCTGGTACTTGACTCAG AGTGAATCTCTCCATAAGGAAGTGACTGCTAACACAGAACATGTACAGTCTAGTAAAACGGAGGTCACTGAGCTGAGACGCACGTTGCAAGGGTTAGAGATTGAGCTGCAGTCGCAATACAGCATG AAAGCAGGACTGGAGGCCTCCGTAACAGAGACCGAGGCTCGGTACGCTAACCAACTTCATCATATCCAGAATTCAATTGGCACCATGGAGTCTCAACTTACAGATCTTCGGTCTGACCTGGAACATCAGAATATGGAATACAAGACCCTTTTAGACATTAAAGCTCACCTGGATGCTGAGATTGCTATGTACCGTAAattgttggaagagcatgacaaaaG CATTGGTGAATGTCACAAGGAAAGTGCAG GATCTACTACAACCACAACCACAACCACCACTAAGGTCCATGCTGTTGTGAAAGAAGAGGCCTCTTCATCTGTGAAGAAGTGA